The genomic stretch CGATTCGGTATGCATCCGAGAAAATCCAACCGCGATGATAGACCTCCCTagatgaagaatattattATAGACATAGCTTCTTTTTAAAGAGTAGAACCCAATAGTTCTTGATATCTATCAAAAGCAATTGATCTATATttaattctctttcttttttttccccttctcctttcttgttttgggGGCATCTCACCTGGACAAAACCAGTCGGAATGGTTTCTGGAGCGATCGGGAGATATCGGCTCTGGTTGCCTGGGCCAGCATTAGCGTCGGTTccagttttttttttttttttttttctccccttcctccctgGACTGCCGGTCGCTGCCACTGCGAAATTGGCCAGCGTATCCTAAAGCGGTCTTAGCGTCTCCGCTCGCTTCTTCCCGCTTACAAGAGCCTTCGCTCGCTattttttctccctttcccttccttcttctcttctttcttccatcactCTCTTATCCATCTCCTCTCTTGGTTGTTTAGTTTTTATTCTTCACAGCCGCCAAGATGTCTGCTAGCCAGAGCGACAAGTCCGTTTTCGGCATGCCCGTAAGTTACTATTGCTTCCAGCTGTACTGGCCAAAACTTCGGATCACGCGGTTCCTGGTCTCGATGGATCGTATTGCCTCTATAGCATCGAAAGAATCATCGCAGGGATCAGGAAATTGGGATTCTGAAGATTTGACGCGATGGCACGCAATTGATCAAGGAATTGATGGCTAACAAAAAATTTTCACAACAGGGATTCGTTGTCGACTTCATGAGTATGTGCATCCAGAACACCCCTTGATCGGTCGGCCAAAGCCAGATCGACAAGAATCCCATCAACGCAGATTCCAGATCTGAGCCCATGATTCGATATGTACTAACCAATTTCAATAGTGGGTGGTGTTTCCGCCGCTGTCTCCAAGACCGCTGCCGCCCCCATCGAGCGTATCaagctcctcatccagaaccAGGATGAGATGCTTCGCGCCGGTCGTCTCGACCGCAAGTACAACGGTATCATGGACTGCTTCCGTCGTACTGCCGCCTCTGAGGGTGTTGCCTCTCTCTGGCGTGGTAACACTGCCAACGTCATCCGTTACTTCCCCACCCAGGCTCTTAACTTTGCCTTCCGTGACACCTACAAGTCCATGTTCGCCTACAAGAAGGACCGTGATGGATACGCCAAGTGGATGATGGGTAACCTTGCCTCCGGTGGTGTATGTCTCCCCAAAATAAGCCCCCCTATCGAATAACCGCTAACAAACCAATGCAGGCTGCTGGTGCcacttcccttctcttcgtctACTCTCTTGACTACGCCCGTACCCGTCTTGCCAACGATGCTAAGTCCGCcaagggtggtggtgagCGTCAGTTCAACGGTCTCGTTGATGTCTACAAGAAGACTCTTGCTTCTGATGGTATTGCTGGTCTCTACCGTGGTTTCGGTCCCTCTGTTCTTGGTATTGTTGTCTACCGTGGTCTGTACTTCGGCATGTACGACTCCATCAAGCCTGTTGTCCTGGTTGGTCCTCTTGAGGGTAACTTCCttgcttccttccttctcggcTGGACTGTCACCACTGGTGCTGGTATTGCTTCTTACCCTCTTGACACCGTCCGTCGTCGTATGATGATGACCTCTGGTGAGGCCGTCAAGTACAACTCTTCCTTCGATGCTTTCCGCCAGATCGTCGCCAAGGAGGGTGTCAAGTCTCTCTTCAAGGGTGCTGGTGCTAACATCCTCCGTGGTGTTGCCGGTGCTGGTGTCCTGTCCATCTACGACCAGGTCcagctcatcctcttcggcaaGAAGTTCAAATAGACGATTGATTAACTTCAATTCGTTTCGGGTGTGACGTTAATGGGGAAAGGTGTGATCTGACGTAACTGCCAGGTGCTGAAAATTTAGAGATATGCGTCAAGGGGTTGTGTAATCTTGAGCATAGAGCAGTGTGCTATTTCCTTGTACCAGTTGTACTTTACTGCCTGCAagtttattttatttccttttctttcaatatTGCTTCCTTGCCAGTCTGATGCGAAATCAAATAGCCTGTCTTTTTGGTTTTCGTGGTTCTTGTAGAACATCTCTGAAAACTCTGTAAGGCGGTCAGTGGATCAAGTCACATGACTGATTTCACGTGGTATTCCTTCATGACGTATTCTCTCAGTGGCTGCAGATAATAATAGCTTTCGAGCTCCCTTGCGACAGCTCCTTGCACTAGTAGAACATGATTGCTATAAGACC from Aspergillus oryzae RIB40 DNA, chromosome 1 encodes the following:
- a CDS encoding ADP/ATP carrier protein (mitochondrial ADP/ATP carrier proteins), giving the protein MSASQSDKSVFGMPGFVVDFMMGGVSAAVSKTAAAPIERIKLLIQNQDEMLRAGRLDRKYNGIMDCFRRTAASEGVASLWRGNTANVIRYFPTQALNFAFRDTYKSMFAYKKDRDGYAKWMMGNLASGGAAGATSLLFVYSLDYARTRLANDAKSAKGGGERQFNGLVDVYKKTLASDGIAGLYRGFGPSVLGIVVYRGLYFGMYDSIKPVVLVGPLEGNFLASFLLGWTVTTGAGIASYPLDTVRRRMMMTSGEAVKYNSSFDAFRQIVAKEGVKSLFKGAGANILRGVAGAGVLSIYDQVQLILFGKKFK